The proteins below are encoded in one region of Effusibacillus dendaii:
- a CDS encoding class II aldolase/adducin family protein: MQREQVNQAKQQLIAAAEKLSSAGVMFRGEHANLSARVGDDSMVMTRGGNISHLTMDSFAVVRLDETVVEGEVDPVTAEVIHMHAAVYRAKATVGAVIHNHAPNVTVFAVAKEPLPVAYEPLLRFGVTEPIPVVSWAPRGSQESVSRIVDIVTDRPGVPAVMLANHGVLAFGKDPVQTAQLIATLDEAAELILKARLIGGEKPLPDQALEQVRTRMEQFSSR; the protein is encoded by the coding sequence ATGCAACGCGAACAAGTGAACCAAGCAAAACAACAACTCATAGCAGCGGCCGAAAAGTTATCTTCCGCCGGAGTGATGTTTCGAGGAGAGCATGCAAACCTGTCTGCTCGTGTAGGGGATGACTCTATGGTAATGACTCGAGGTGGGAATATTAGTCACCTTACGATGGACAGCTTTGCTGTAGTCCGGCTCGATGAAACCGTGGTGGAAGGAGAAGTGGATCCAGTTACAGCGGAAGTGATTCATATGCATGCTGCCGTATACCGTGCAAAGGCAACAGTGGGAGCGGTCATTCACAACCACGCGCCAAACGTAACGGTGTTTGCAGTAGCAAAAGAACCTCTTCCTGTTGCGTATGAGCCCCTGCTTCGTTTTGGCGTAACTGAACCGATTCCGGTGGTATCCTGGGCTCCAAGAGGTTCGCAAGAATCTGTTTCGAGGATTGTCGATATTGTAACCGACCGCCCGGGTGTGCCGGCCGTAATGCTGGCAAATCATGGAGTTCTTGCCTTTGGGAAGGATCCAGTACAAACAGCGCAACTGATTGCGACACTGGATGAAGCAGCGGAGCTTATCCTAAAGGCTCGACTGATTGGCGGAGAGAAGCCTCTTCCGGATCAGGCGCTTGAACAGGTAAGAACACGTATGGAGCAATTTTCTTCTCGTTGA
- a CDS encoding glycosyl hydrolase family 18 protein, protein MKPIYQKILLLILSIICFSSDGLPVYANRAPDSFVIYEVKTGDTLTKIANVYHQSVAAIKTTNGLSGERIVPGQSLILSGNEYILAAGDSIWKIAERHGISQEEIIRVNNVQNPLNTWTGTKIVVPQPQKTSIMTGAYMVPKNKLSDLWLLRQYSPLVTQIGIFEYHPDHNGTLSPLYATTAIKESWKQHSEPVAVVTNLTQKGFDPELAHRLLKTPKLRRKLIQNIDILLRTQGYKGVNIDFEQLYPQDREFFNQFMNELAQKLKRNHFTLSIAVPAKQGDQTPSYLAGYDYAALGKVVDYFFLMTYDWHWLGGPAGPIAPIRQVRATLNYAVTRVPKQKLFLGIPMYAYDWTLSPNGKTSGKSYAQSQAIELAMDHGSPIQYDKESESPYFYYTDASGGKHVVWFEDARSIVKKYRLITKYNIKGMGGWKLGLSFPQAESIASRMFQIVKP, encoded by the coding sequence TTGAAGCCTATTTATCAAAAAATACTCCTGTTGATCTTATCCATTATTTGCTTCTCATCTGATGGACTGCCTGTCTACGCAAATCGAGCCCCCGATTCCTTTGTGATTTATGAGGTTAAAACCGGGGACACGTTAACCAAAATTGCCAACGTGTATCACCAGTCTGTGGCTGCGATCAAGACAACAAATGGACTCTCTGGCGAGCGGATCGTTCCCGGACAATCATTAATTCTTTCCGGCAATGAATACATCCTTGCTGCCGGTGATTCCATTTGGAAGATAGCTGAACGACACGGAATTTCTCAAGAAGAGATTATCAGAGTCAATAATGTTCAAAACCCTTTGAACACCTGGACTGGGACTAAAATTGTGGTCCCCCAACCGCAAAAAACGAGTATTATGACTGGAGCCTATATGGTTCCAAAGAACAAGCTTTCTGATTTATGGCTTTTACGTCAGTATAGTCCACTGGTCACTCAAATTGGCATATTTGAATACCATCCAGACCATAACGGAACATTAAGCCCTTTGTATGCAACAACAGCAATTAAGGAAAGCTGGAAGCAACATTCGGAACCGGTTGCCGTAGTGACCAACTTGACTCAAAAAGGATTCGACCCTGAGCTGGCCCATCGTCTGTTAAAAACACCGAAACTTAGACGAAAGCTGATTCAAAACATCGATATCTTGCTGCGGACCCAAGGCTATAAAGGGGTTAATATTGATTTTGAACAATTATACCCTCAGGATCGGGAGTTTTTTAATCAATTCATGAACGAGCTCGCTCAGAAATTGAAACGTAACCATTTTACATTGTCTATCGCTGTGCCCGCAAAACAAGGAGATCAGACCCCCAGCTATCTGGCAGGTTACGATTATGCTGCCTTGGGTAAAGTAGTGGACTATTTTTTCCTCATGACTTATGATTGGCATTGGTTGGGAGGACCTGCAGGTCCAATTGCACCGATTCGGCAAGTTCGCGCAACACTTAACTATGCCGTAACCAGAGTTCCTAAACAAAAGCTGTTCCTAGGTATACCCATGTATGCATATGATTGGACCCTTTCACCAAACGGTAAAACGTCCGGAAAGTCCTACGCACAGAGCCAGGCCATCGAACTGGCAATGGATCACGGATCCCCCATACAATATGACAAGGAGAGTGAATCTCCTTATTTTTACTATACAGATGCTTCCGGCGGAAAACACGTAGTATGGTTTGAAGACGCCCGAAGCATCGTTAAAAAATATCGTTTGATTACAAAATATAATATAAAAGGTATGGGAGGCTGGAAATTAGGCCTGTCCTTTCCTCAAGCAGAGTCCATTGCCAGTCGAATGTTCCAAATAGTAAAACCCTAA
- a CDS encoding alpha/beta fold hydrolase, whose protein sequence is MASPIDEIYQVNDHVTFGVKIAGQGEPLVFLHGAGGLTWDPFLDELSNHYTVYAPHLPGTATSTGLENITNLWDLILCYYDLFDKLGLESANVVGHSLGGMIASELAATDQSRVSRLITIAPAGLFMADHPIPDIFAMLPEEMVPLVVADPSSPAAEMLRYVPEDLDERLELMIHQIQNMQAAAKFLWPIPDKGLKSRIHRIKSPTLIIWGREDRLIPLVYAEEFHNRIQGSELKIIDNASHLVTLEQTAEAISCIRDFLTTHQASYNK, encoded by the coding sequence ATGGCAAGCCCGATCGATGAAATCTACCAGGTGAACGATCATGTGACATTCGGCGTAAAAATCGCCGGTCAAGGAGAACCGTTGGTGTTTCTGCATGGAGCGGGAGGTTTGACGTGGGACCCGTTTTTAGATGAATTATCAAATCATTATACGGTATATGCGCCGCACCTGCCGGGAACGGCGACGTCAACAGGACTTGAGAATATAACAAATCTTTGGGATCTGATTCTTTGTTACTATGATCTGTTTGATAAACTCGGCCTTGAATCGGCCAACGTAGTGGGTCATTCGCTGGGTGGAATGATTGCATCCGAACTGGCCGCAACTGATCAGAGCCGGGTGAGTCGATTAATCACGATTGCTCCGGCAGGATTGTTTATGGCAGATCACCCTATCCCTGATATCTTCGCCATGCTTCCGGAGGAAATGGTACCGCTTGTGGTGGCTGATCCGAGCTCTCCTGCTGCCGAAATGCTGCGATACGTTCCGGAAGATTTGGATGAAAGACTGGAGCTTATGATTCATCAAATTCAAAATATGCAGGCAGCTGCCAAATTTTTGTGGCCGATTCCTGACAAGGGTTTAAAGTCCCGAATCCACCGTATCAAGTCTCCTACTCTAATAATTTGGGGAAGAGAGGATCGTTTGATTCCGCTCGTTTATGCAGAAGAATTTCATAACCGCATCCAAGGGTCGGAATTAAAAATCATCGACAACGCATCCCACCTGGTGACCCTCGAACAGACGGCTGAGGCGATATCCTGTATTCGGGATTTCCTTACAACCCACCAGGCTTCGTATAACAAATAA
- a CDS encoding thioredoxin family protein → MNKLILFTFSACPTGRSMGTVLRELALSHPQIKVETKYIDVMIEETNLFRIKENPTTLFINDKGHELYRVEGFKETNEMTQIIDRINSGEIFLQTQYEENSTTIEKYEIFLYQNQELVPCEVSYENKSSVKAPRITAIQQLIKANLEGFYNPFPPGTRLELIEFHGSLARVFLKIPEQVKDLNESLMKEALRKTLQKFGVSDVELELK, encoded by the coding sequence GTGAACAAACTCATTTTATTTACCTTTTCTGCTTGTCCTACAGGGAGAAGTATGGGTACCGTTTTGCGGGAATTAGCATTATCTCATCCGCAGATCAAAGTGGAAACCAAATACATCGATGTTATGATAGAGGAAACCAATTTGTTTCGAATAAAAGAGAATCCAACCACGCTGTTTATAAACGATAAAGGGCATGAACTGTATCGTGTGGAAGGTTTTAAAGAAACAAATGAAATGACGCAAATCATTGATCGGATAAACAGTGGGGAGATCTTCTTACAAACTCAATACGAAGAGAATTCCACTACGATTGAAAAATATGAAATTTTTCTGTATCAAAATCAGGAATTGGTACCATGTGAAGTCTCATATGAAAACAAATCATCTGTAAAAGCACCTCGCATCACAGCAATCCAACAGCTTATAAAAGCGAATTTGGAGGGTTTTTACAATCCCTTTCCACCAGGTACACGTTTGGAGTTGATTGAGTTTCATGGCAGTCTCGCCAGAGTATTTTTAAAAATTCCTGAACAGGTGAAGGATTTGAATGAGAGTTTGATGAAAGAAGCACTGCGGAAAACGCTTCAAAAGTTTGGGGTGTCAGACGTCGAATTAGAATTGAAGTGA
- a CDS encoding ferritin-like domain-containing protein, translating into MYPYFYHYAPYEPDQSLLSDIVKAINGQYNAIACYEQLARMAKNVVERDRILEIRQDEIRHFQVFSQLYITLTGRQVYPHIIEKCPTDYKNGLQFALEDEQETVDFYLTVADKAHDSYIKESFRRAAADEQNHAVWFLYFYTKLCCDNT; encoded by the coding sequence ATGTATCCTTATTTTTATCATTACGCGCCGTACGAACCTGACCAAAGTCTGCTCAGTGATATTGTTAAAGCTATCAATGGACAATACAACGCAATAGCTTGTTACGAACAGTTAGCCCGAATGGCCAAAAATGTCGTAGAAAGAGACCGGATTCTTGAAATCCGACAGGACGAGATTCGGCACTTTCAAGTATTCTCACAGCTTTATATAACTTTAACGGGCAGGCAAGTATACCCGCACATCATTGAGAAATGTCCAACCGATTATAAAAATGGATTGCAATTTGCGCTGGAAGATGAACAGGAAACCGTCGATTTTTATTTAACTGTCGCGGATAAAGCCCATGATAGTTACATTAAAGAGAGTTTTCGTCGTGCAGCAGCTGACGAGCAAAACCACGCTGTATGGTTTTTGTACTTTTATACCAAGCTATGTTGTGACAACACGTAA
- a CDS encoding LLM class flavin-dependent oxidoreductase, with amino-acid sequence MKFVSFNLMPYRELPADFEGKYPSVWVTPPKTLFDPVKGHRMYHDYLDELEFSIDLGYDAVGVNEHHSNAYGMMPSPNLMASILSRKVRRSDKTSLMVLGNSLAAYNPPIRVAEEFAMLDVLSGGKFIAGFPVGTSMDGNYAYGINPAELRERYYEAHDLIMKTWNSDDLIMWNGKYNQFRYINPWPRTAQRPHPPVWIPGGGSVETYDFSIKHNYSFSYLSYFGHKYAKKVMGPFWQRNDELGADRNPYKAGYAQIICVSETDERAQTDYEEHVRYFFNKCLHIDPRIAEAPGYRTVKSLRAGLRSQFDGTQKSAAQMLKDGMGWKELIEEGFIVAGSPASVRDQLAEGAKDLRVGNIMCLLHIGSMPHWLAIKNLQLFAEEVMPHLREIYSEWDHSHYWPTGFAEEEQSGSVAQV; translated from the coding sequence GTGAAATTCGTCTCTTTCAATCTAATGCCGTATCGGGAGCTGCCGGCGGATTTTGAGGGAAAATACCCAAGCGTATGGGTCACGCCGCCAAAAACATTATTTGATCCGGTGAAGGGTCATCGCATGTATCATGATTATCTGGATGAGCTGGAATTCAGTATTGACCTGGGCTATGATGCGGTCGGGGTAAATGAGCATCACAGCAACGCCTACGGTATGATGCCGTCGCCAAATCTAATGGCGTCCATCCTTTCCCGAAAGGTTCGCCGCAGTGACAAAACCAGTTTGATGGTGCTTGGAAACAGCCTTGCCGCTTATAATCCTCCCATTCGGGTCGCGGAGGAATTCGCCATGTTAGATGTGCTGTCCGGTGGAAAATTCATTGCCGGTTTTCCCGTCGGCACTTCGATGGACGGAAACTATGCGTACGGGATAAACCCTGCGGAGCTTCGTGAGCGGTACTATGAAGCACATGATCTGATTATGAAGACATGGAACAGCGATGACCTAATTATGTGGAACGGCAAATACAACCAGTTCCGTTATATCAACCCATGGCCGCGGACGGCGCAGCGTCCCCATCCGCCTGTTTGGATTCCAGGTGGTGGCAGTGTTGAAACATACGATTTTTCCATCAAACATAACTACTCCTTCTCCTATCTCAGCTATTTCGGACACAAATACGCGAAAAAGGTTATGGGACCTTTCTGGCAGCGAAATGATGAACTTGGCGCGGATCGAAATCCTTATAAGGCCGGTTACGCCCAGATCATCTGCGTATCGGAAACGGATGAACGGGCGCAAACCGATTACGAAGAACATGTCCGTTATTTCTTCAATAAATGTCTGCACATCGATCCCCGCATTGCGGAAGCGCCTGGGTACCGTACCGTGAAGAGTCTGAGAGCAGGACTGCGGTCGCAGTTTGATGGAACCCAAAAAAGTGCCGCACAAATGCTAAAAGACGGAATGGGATGGAAAGAGCTTATCGAGGAAGGGTTTATTGTTGCCGGTTCCCCTGCCAGCGTTCGAGACCAACTGGCTGAGGGGGCAAAGGACCTCCGGGTTGGCAACATTATGTGTCTCCTCCATATTGGTTCGATGCCTCACTGGCTGGCAATCAAAAATCTGCAATTGTTCGCGGAAGAAGTGATGCCCCATTTAAGAGAAATTTACAGCGAATGGGATCACAGCCACTATTGGCCGACTGGTTTTGCGGAAGAAGAACAATCGGGTTCCGTCGCTCAAGTTTAA
- a CDS encoding TlpA family protein disulfide reductase: MSRKTTLIVSAAGILVVAAGILFANSTGKTEVGAGKSTGANAVENKHTQKQNAAPVVGFHAPDFTLTDFEGKKATLSELKGKPVFVNFWASWCPPCKAEMPDLVKMAKKYEGKVSFYGVNLTVNDEPENAKSFLQSFGVPYPNLMDTDGTVAKLYQVQGIPTSFLIDANGKIVYTAPGAMNEQQLDSLLQRVTASNN; encoded by the coding sequence ATGAGTAGAAAAACAACATTGATCGTTAGTGCTGCAGGAATTCTTGTAGTGGCGGCCGGGATACTTTTTGCAAACAGTACCGGAAAAACGGAAGTCGGTGCGGGCAAGTCAACTGGTGCGAATGCCGTGGAAAATAAACACACACAAAAACAAAATGCCGCACCGGTTGTGGGATTTCATGCTCCCGATTTTACATTGACAGACTTTGAGGGGAAAAAAGCGACTCTTAGCGAACTCAAGGGAAAACCCGTATTTGTGAATTTCTGGGCGTCTTGGTGTCCTCCCTGTAAAGCGGAGATGCCTGATTTAGTGAAAATGGCAAAGAAATATGAAGGGAAAGTGAGCTTTTACGGGGTTAATTTAACGGTGAATGACGAACCGGAAAACGCGAAGTCCTTTCTTCAATCATTTGGAGTACCCTATCCCAACTTAATGGATACAGATGGAACAGTCGCAAAGCTCTATCAAGTACAGGGGATCCCGACCTCGTTTCTGATTGACGCAAACGGGAAAATTGTGTACACGGCTCCCGGGGCTATGAACGAGCAACAGCTGGATTCGCTGCTTCAAAGAGTAACAGCTTCAAACAATTAA
- a CDS encoding HAD family hydrolase, with amino-acid sequence MLEVQIPGRGLFHFSHVFIDFNGTIATDGIISEPLKPLLSELSEILEIIIVTADNNGTVQNQCKGLPVKVRIVSASEQDEQKARIMQETQRDHTIAIGNGVVDVKMFNAADVAICVLADEGCSPKALLASDIVVRDMRNALELLTHPHRLVASLRN; translated from the coding sequence ATGCTGGAGGTTCAGATTCCAGGACGGGGACTGTTTCATTTTTCTCATGTTTTTATTGATTTCAACGGAACTATTGCTACTGATGGCATCATTTCTGAACCGCTGAAACCATTACTTTCTGAATTGTCGGAAATCTTGGAGATTATTATTGTCACTGCAGATAATAATGGAACGGTCCAGAATCAGTGTAAGGGGTTGCCAGTCAAGGTGCGGATCGTTTCCGCTAGCGAACAAGATGAACAAAAGGCTCGGATAATGCAGGAAACGCAAAGAGATCACACAATTGCTATCGGTAACGGCGTTGTCGACGTAAAAATGTTCAATGCCGCTGATGTGGCGATTTGTGTACTTGCCGACGAAGGCTGTTCACCAAAGGCACTCTTGGCAAGCGACATTGTAGTCAGGGATATGCGAAATGCACTTGAACTATTGACCCATCCGCATCGATTGGTAGCTTCCCTGCGAAATTGA
- a CDS encoding response regulator transcription factor translates to MTIKALLVEDEENFRQMLQVYLQANGISVIEAENGSQAKEILAQGNFDVIILDIMMPVMDGFAFLEQYTGTIPILVISAKSQTEDKLRGFQFGIDDYLTKPFDLRELVARIQVLVRRSNGNMEMERPMGTFLLDRDTWKLIVQGKEMILTPKEFEILDILFHRPERVFTRDELLIQVWGNEHDGDERVVDTHVKNIREKFRKAHITFSPIETVWGVGYRFGGSEK, encoded by the coding sequence ATGACAATAAAAGCGCTCTTAGTGGAAGATGAAGAAAACTTTCGGCAAATGCTTCAAGTTTATTTACAAGCGAATGGAATATCGGTTATAGAAGCCGAAAATGGCTCACAGGCGAAAGAAATTTTGGCGCAAGGGAATTTTGACGTGATTATCCTCGACATTATGATGCCCGTTATGGACGGATTTGCTTTTTTGGAGCAGTATACAGGTACAATTCCGATACTGGTCATTTCCGCCAAGTCGCAAACAGAAGACAAACTGCGTGGATTCCAATTCGGAATTGACGATTATTTAACAAAGCCTTTTGATTTGAGAGAACTGGTTGCACGTATCCAGGTTCTTGTAAGACGCTCAAATGGGAACATGGAAATGGAGCGGCCGATGGGCACTTTCCTTCTTGATCGTGATACCTGGAAATTGATCGTTCAAGGAAAGGAAATGATCCTAACCCCAAAAGAATTTGAAATTCTTGATATCCTGTTTCACCGTCCCGAACGTGTATTTACCCGCGACGAGCTATTAATTCAGGTATGGGGAAATGAACACGATGGAGATGAGCGGGTGGTTGATACACATGTCAAAAATATCAGGGAAAAATTTAGGAAGGCACATATCACGTTTTCCCCGATCGAAACAGTATGGGGGGTGGGATACCGGTTCGGAGGCAGCGAGAAATGA
- a CDS encoding cytochrome c biogenesis CcdA family protein, which produces MSTPTIYLAFVAGLLSFVSPCCLPLYPSYISYITGVSFDEMKSAENRKKIRKKALLHSVFFVVGFSIIFMALGMSASAIGQLFVIYKNEVRQVGGILVILMGLFLAGVIKADFLYRQKKWVIRSKPAGYLGSVLVGISFAAGWTPCVGPILASVLVLAATNPSSGMILMFFYALGFGLPFLILAYTLGSLRWILRYSDKISRIGGWLMVAMGILLFTNWISRLTVWLIGLFGGFVGF; this is translated from the coding sequence ATGTCGACTCCTACTATTTATTTGGCTTTTGTCGCTGGATTGTTGTCATTTGTGTCACCGTGCTGCTTGCCTCTTTATCCGTCCTATATATCATACATTACCGGCGTATCGTTTGACGAAATGAAATCAGCAGAAAACCGCAAAAAAATACGAAAAAAGGCTTTGCTTCATTCTGTTTTCTTTGTTGTTGGGTTTTCCATCATTTTTATGGCCTTAGGAATGTCCGCCAGCGCGATAGGACAATTGTTTGTGATTTACAAGAATGAGGTCCGACAGGTCGGTGGGATCTTGGTGATTCTTATGGGGTTGTTTCTTGCCGGTGTGATCAAGGCTGATTTTTTATACCGGCAGAAAAAATGGGTCATCCGTTCAAAACCGGCCGGGTATCTTGGTTCCGTACTGGTTGGAATAAGCTTTGCGGCGGGCTGGACGCCTTGTGTCGGTCCAATCCTGGCATCCGTACTTGTGTTGGCCGCAACCAATCCCTCGAGCGGAATGATATTAATGTTCTTTTATGCATTGGGATTTGGCCTTCCATTTTTAATACTCGCGTATACACTCGGGTCTTTGCGGTGGATACTCCGATATTCGGATAAAATCAGTCGAATCGGAGGTTGGCTGATGGTCGCCATGGGCATTTTACTCTTTACCAATTGGATCAGCCGATTAACTGTATGGTTAATAGGATTGTTCGGCGGTTTTGTAGGATTTTAG
- a CDS encoding HAMP domain-containing sensor histidine kinase, translating into MKKEIRGKILLILVVLLAVVILSLAITFSHLFTTVFTSQRLENLSNSAEQYARIIEQTPHFHPPSEKALQLGESQSLMVIDSSGNVRYQTGDMRLLEKGKSIPGQEKVLQGQRLLIKTVLSASNESVFLAGIPLGAPVRGAVFLLEPAATGDQVIQTLNKVLGFGVVGALLVALGAALIVSERMARPLIQMQEVASAIMRGDFSQKAKVSGTDELSTLGSSLNQLAAHLKILQESRAEFLSNVSHEIRTPLSYIQGYTQIVREGLAASEEERQKYLDIIQDEIGRLQGILNDLMSPVRFEEAKLEIRPTPVELVPLIKKTLHTLEPFANQKQMVLTYHGTPHLPQVYVDKDRIEQVLLNLVHNAVQYSDVGCRVDIKTRFSEEQVFVSIEDNGPGIPQQELSLIWERFYRVEKSRNRALGGTGLGLPISKQIIEAHNGQIQMTSQPGEGTLVSFVLPRYRPDRTDSQTEERL; encoded by the coding sequence ATGAAAAAAGAGATCCGAGGAAAAATTTTGTTGATTTTAGTGGTCCTGTTGGCTGTGGTGATTCTCTCTCTTGCGATTACATTTTCTCATCTGTTCACGACGGTATTTACGAGTCAACGACTAGAAAACTTAAGTAACAGTGCGGAACAATACGCCAGGATAATCGAGCAAACACCCCACTTTCATCCTCCGTCAGAAAAGGCACTTCAACTGGGAGAATCACAAAGCTTAATGGTGATCGATTCTTCCGGAAACGTAAGGTATCAAACAGGTGACATGAGACTACTCGAAAAGGGGAAATCCATTCCCGGTCAGGAAAAAGTTTTGCAAGGACAACGCCTGCTTATTAAAACCGTTCTTTCTGCCTCAAATGAATCAGTGTTTTTGGCAGGGATTCCTCTGGGGGCTCCTGTTCGCGGGGCGGTTTTTTTACTAGAGCCGGCTGCGACGGGAGATCAGGTGATTCAAACGTTAAATAAAGTATTGGGATTTGGGGTTGTCGGTGCCCTGCTGGTTGCATTAGGAGCTGCCTTGATTGTTTCGGAACGAATGGCTCGTCCGTTAATACAAATGCAAGAGGTTGCCTCAGCAATTATGAGGGGCGATTTTTCACAAAAAGCAAAGGTTTCCGGAACGGATGAACTATCCACACTGGGCAGTTCTCTGAATCAGCTGGCTGCTCACTTGAAAATACTGCAGGAATCGCGTGCAGAGTTTCTGAGTAACGTTTCCCACGAAATCCGCACTCCACTGAGTTATATTCAAGGATATACGCAAATTGTGAGAGAAGGACTAGCCGCATCGGAAGAAGAAAGGCAGAAATACCTTGATATTATTCAGGATGAGATAGGGAGGCTGCAGGGGATTTTAAATGACCTAATGAGCCCTGTCAGATTTGAGGAAGCCAAATTGGAAATTCGTCCAACCCCCGTAGAACTCGTTCCTCTAATAAAAAAGACGTTGCACACTTTGGAACCATTTGCAAATCAAAAACAGATGGTTTTGACGTATCATGGAACACCACACCTTCCTCAGGTGTATGTCGATAAGGATCGTATAGAACAGGTATTGCTTAACCTGGTGCATAATGCGGTTCAGTATTCTGACGTGGGTTGTCGAGTTGATATAAAAACACGGTTTTCCGAAGAACAGGTATTTGTATCTATAGAAGATAATGGTCCGGGTATTCCGCAACAAGAGCTTTCGTTAATATGGGAAAGGTTTTATAGAGTGGAAAAATCAAGAAATCGTGCGTTGGGAGGAACTGGGTTAGGTCTACCTATATCGAAACAGATTATCGAAGCCCATAACGGGCAAATTCAAATGACCAGTCAGCCGGGAGAAGGGACACTGGTATCATTTGTGCTCCCCAGGTATCGTCCCGATAGGACAGACAGTCAAACGGAGGAACGCCTATGA
- a CDS encoding 2-hydroxyacid dehydrogenase, translating to MKPKVVAYKKIPKEIEEFIAETCEITFCGNLNDENRADFLEKIQEAAGLIGSGLKVDKELLDQMPALKIVSNMSVGYDNLDVQELTKRHILATNTPDVLNETTADTIFGLLLATARRFPELHNYVKDGRWKEIIGEDLFGVDVHHKVLGIIGMGRIGTVIAKRAHLGFGMEILYHNRSRHQEAEHQYGATYCSLDELLQKSDFVCLMTPLTPHTEHLIGEREFRLMKKTAIFINGSRGKTVNEQDLVRALENREILAAGLDVFQKEPIDPDHPLLKLENVVLLPHVGSATYETRFAMAKLAAENLVKGLQGEHPPSLINPEVLGK from the coding sequence ATGAAACCTAAAGTAGTCGCTTATAAAAAGATTCCAAAGGAAATTGAAGAGTTTATTGCAGAAACGTGTGAAATCACATTTTGCGGCAATTTGAACGATGAAAACCGAGCTGATTTTCTGGAAAAAATACAGGAGGCGGCAGGATTAATCGGAAGCGGTTTAAAAGTGGACAAGGAACTGTTGGATCAGATGCCCGCATTAAAAATCGTCAGCAACATGTCTGTCGGGTACGACAATCTGGATGTTCAGGAACTCACAAAGCGTCATATACTGGCAACCAATACGCCCGATGTTTTGAACGAGACAACGGCCGATACGATATTTGGCTTGCTTTTGGCAACGGCAAGAAGATTTCCGGAACTGCATAATTATGTAAAGGATGGGCGTTGGAAGGAAATCATCGGCGAGGATTTGTTTGGAGTTGATGTTCATCACAAAGTGCTCGGCATTATTGGCATGGGGCGGATTGGTACCGTGATTGCCAAGCGTGCCCATTTGGGCTTCGGCATGGAAATTTTATATCATAACCGGAGCCGCCATCAGGAAGCGGAGCATCAATACGGGGCTACATATTGCAGTCTTGACGAGTTGCTGCAGAAATCTGATTTCGTCTGTCTGATGACACCGCTTACTCCTCACACGGAGCATTTGATCGGGGAAAGAGAGTTTCGGTTGATGAAAAAAACGGCCATTTTCATTAACGGGTCACGCGGGAAAACGGTTAACGAGCAGGACTTGGTACGTGCGCTGGAAAACCGGGAGATTCTGGCGGCCGGACTGGATGTTTTTCAAAAAGAACCAATCGATCCGGATCACCCGCTTTTAAAGCTGGAGAATGTGGTGCTGCTTCCGCATGTCGGGTCGGCCACCTACGAGACCCGTTTCGCTATGGCGAAACTGGCCGCTGAAAATCTGGTCAAAGGACTGCAAGGCGAACATCCGCCGAGTCTGATTAATCCTGAGGTGTTGGGGAAATAG
- a CDS encoding peroxiredoxin family protein produces the protein MPFCRDQANRAPDFVLNDLDGKQVKISELKGEKLLLNFWVSWCPPCKAGFLTLSSKWIGLFAGIGLSSWIGSGVGMLYFVIRIFQYRIPLMTLLDIVVPPFLLGVSAYSIIVADYGSEPI, from the coding sequence TTGCCGTTTTGCCGCGACCAGGCTAATAGGGCTCCTGATTTTGTTTTGAACGATCTGGATGGAAAGCAGGTAAAGATAAGCGAGTTAAAAGGGGAAAAGCTGCTGCTGAATTTCTGGGTTTCATGGTGTCCGCCGTGTAAAGCGGGATTTTTGACCCTTTCCTCAAAGTGGATCGGATTGTTTGCGGGAATCGGTTTGTCTTCATGGATTGGAAGCGGAGTTGGAATGCTTTATTTCGTAATTCGAATCTTTCAATACCGGATTCCATTGATGACCCTGCTTGATATTGTAGTTCCGCCATTTCTGTTAGGCGTGAGCGCATATTCAATAATCGTGGCAGACTACGGATCAGAACCGATTTGA